A stretch of the Hippoglossus hippoglossus isolate fHipHip1 chromosome 1, fHipHip1.pri, whole genome shotgun sequence genome encodes the following:
- the rnf11a gene encoding RING finger protein 11a gives MGNCLFSQGADDLSLLNESEGGSLPGEPPPPYEERTQPGPVYHPNPGESRLASQLTEEEQIRIAQRIGLIQHLPRGIFHLGSDPSDKKVKECVICMLDFEYADPIRFLPCLHVYHVDCIDPWLMRSFTCPSCMEPVDAALLSSYETN, from the exons ATGGGGAACTGTCTGTTTAGCCAGGGAGCGGACGACCTGTCGCTGCTGAACGAGTCGGAGGGAGGCAGTCTGCCCGGGGAGCCTCCGCCGCCCTACGAG GAGCGCACCCAGCCGGGGCCAGTGTACCATCCCAACCCAGGCGAGAGTCGTCTGGCCAGCCAGCTGACCGAGGAGGAGCAGATCCGCATCGCCCAGCGCATCGGCCTCATCCAGCACCTGCCCAGAGGCATCTTCCACCTGGGCTCCGACCCCTCTGACAAGAAGGTTAAAGA gtgCGTGATCTGCATGTTGGATTTTGAGTATGCCGATCCCATCCGGTTCTTGCCCTGCCTTCACGTCTACCACGTGGACTGCATTGATCCCTGGCTGATGCGCTCCTTCACCTGCCCCTCCTGCATGGAGCCGGTAGACGCAGCCCTGCTGTCCTCATATGAAACCAACTGA
- the LOC117765783 gene encoding HMG box-containing protein 4-like isoform X2 — protein sequence MEEPKPDVEEHDIKEPKGSVSKMTQQSGGTEPDNYGADFLSAVPVCEPHDRWRERGGGGGRGGEASPSSLLEYSVYLCDQHRTLTPPVTPPTQRPCPFTPPLSSVTNVAAAVNAAEDPAVPGPMTGTCSPICSMCSPTASGWDSLRSTSRIPSCSDGDPVSAAAHLHLLGESLSLIGHHLQETDKMLNVSSSLSLLLDSLLCALAPIICLTAQIPELRSCTQHTLASTLENIAYMMPGL from the exons ATGGAGGAACCAAAGCCAGATGTTGAGGAACATGACATCAAG GAACCAAAAGGCTCCGTCAGCAAGATGACACAACAGTCTG GTGGAACTGAGCCTGATAATTATGGAGCGGACTTCCTGTCTGCCGTTCCAGTCTGTGAGCCCCatgacagatggagggagagaggaggaggaggaggaagaggaggagag GCAAGTCCAAGCTCCCTGCTCGAGTACAGCGTCTATCTATGTGACCAGCACCGCACCCTCACCCCCCCTGTCACCCCACCAACCCAGAGGCCTTGTCCATTCACACCTCCTCTTAGTTCAGTGACAAACGTGGCTGCTGCAGTTAACGCTGCAGAAGATCCAGCTGTTCCTGGCCCCATGACTGGCACCTGCAGTCCCATTTGCTCCATGTGCAGTCCCACTGCTTCAGGCTGGGACTCTCTCAGATCCACATCCAGGATTCCTAGCTGCTCTGATGGAGAtcctgtcagtgctgctgctcaccTTCACCTCCTGGGGGAGTCCTTGTCCCTGATTGGACACCATCTTCAGGAAACAGAT AAAATGTTGAACGTGTCCAGCAGCTTGTCTCTGCTCCTCGACTCTCTGCTTTGTGCCCTGGCCCCAATAATCTGCCTCACCGCACAGATACCAGAGCTCAGGagctgcacacaacacacactg GCCTCCACTCTGGAAAACATTGCCTATATGATGCCTGGGCTGTGA
- the LOC117765775 gene encoding heme oxygenase-like, producing the protein METEKKTEAEELTDRDLSEQIKEVTRESHIRAESTQMMLSFQRGQVSLAQYKLLLCSLYEIYRALEEEMDRNCNHPGVAPIYFPTELARLESIEKDLEFFYGQDWREKIVVPAATKRYCHRLRQIGQENPEFLLAHAYTRYLGDLSGGQVLGRIAQKSMGLKSKEGLSFFTFPGVSSPNRFKQLYRSRMNSVEFTEEQRSGVLEEAVRSFELNIQVFDDLQKLLSVTGNQQQNSSTPSKPVTTITNISPLLRLVLGLFVALATVSMGVYAF; encoded by the exons atggagacagagaagaagacagaggcAGAAGAGTTGACGGACAG GGATTTGTCTGAACAAATCAAAGAGGTGACCAGGGAGAGTCACATCAGGGCAGAAAGCACACAGATGATGCTGAGCTTCCAGAGAGGACAAGTCAGCCTTGCACAATATAAG ctccttctgtGCTCGCTGTACGAAATCTACCGGGCGCTGGAGGAAGAAATGGACAGGAACTGCAACCACCCTGGTGTCGCACCAATTTACTTCCCCACAGAACTGGCCAGGCTGGAGTCCATCGAGAAAGACCTGGAATTCTTCTATGGCCAGGACTGGAGAGAAAAGATTGTTGTACCTGCAGCCACCAAAAGATACTGCCACAGACTCCGACAG ATTGGTCAAGAAAACCCTGAATTTCTACTGGCCCACGCTTACACCCGGTACCTCGGAGACCTGTCTGGCGGACAGGTCCTGGGTCGAATCGCCCAGAAGTCCATGGGGCTGAAGAGCAAGGAGGGTCTGTCGTTCTTTACCTTCCCCGGAGTCTCCAGCCCCAACCGGTTCAAGCAGCTCTACCGCAGCCGGATGAACAGCGTGGAGTTCacggaggagcagaggagcggcGTGCTGGAGGAGGCCGTCAGATCCTTCGAGttgaacattcag GTATTTGATGATTTACAGAAGCTTCTGAGTGTCACTGGgaaccagcagcagaacagtTCCACACCCTCCAAACCAGTGACGACCATCACGAACATCTCCCCTCTGCTGAGGCTTGTGCTGGGACTCTTTGTGGCTCTGGCTACTGTCAGTATGGGAGTCTACGCTTTTTAG
- the LOC117765783 gene encoding HMG box-containing protein 4-like isoform X4, producing the protein MTQQSGGTEPDNYGADFLSAVPVCEPHDRWRERGGGGGRGGEASPSSLLEYSVYLCDQHRTLTPPVTPPTQRPCPFTPPLSSVTNVAAAVNAAEDPAVPGPMTGTCSPICSMCSPTASGWDSLRSTSRIPSCSDGDPVSAAAHLHLLGESLSLIGHHLQETDKMLNVSSSLSLLLDSLLCALAPIICLTAQIPELRSCTQHTLASTLENIAYMMPGL; encoded by the exons ATGACACAACAGTCTG GTGGAACTGAGCCTGATAATTATGGAGCGGACTTCCTGTCTGCCGTTCCAGTCTGTGAGCCCCatgacagatggagggagagaggaggaggaggaggaagaggaggagag GCAAGTCCAAGCTCCCTGCTCGAGTACAGCGTCTATCTATGTGACCAGCACCGCACCCTCACCCCCCCTGTCACCCCACCAACCCAGAGGCCTTGTCCATTCACACCTCCTCTTAGTTCAGTGACAAACGTGGCTGCTGCAGTTAACGCTGCAGAAGATCCAGCTGTTCCTGGCCCCATGACTGGCACCTGCAGTCCCATTTGCTCCATGTGCAGTCCCACTGCTTCAGGCTGGGACTCTCTCAGATCCACATCCAGGATTCCTAGCTGCTCTGATGGAGAtcctgtcagtgctgctgctcaccTTCACCTCCTGGGGGAGTCCTTGTCCCTGATTGGACACCATCTTCAGGAAACAGAT AAAATGTTGAACGTGTCCAGCAGCTTGTCTCTGCTCCTCGACTCTCTGCTTTGTGCCCTGGCCCCAATAATCTGCCTCACCGCACAGATACCAGAGCTCAGGagctgcacacaacacacactg GCCTCCACTCTGGAAAACATTGCCTATATGATGCCTGGGCTGTGA
- the LOC117765783 gene encoding HMG box-containing protein 4-like isoform X1, which yields MEEPKPDVEEHDIKEPKGSVSKMTQQSGVSGTEPDNYGADFLSAVPVCEPHDRWRERGGGGGRGGEASPSSLLEYSVYLCDQHRTLTPPVTPPTQRPCPFTPPLSSVTNVAAAVNAAEDPAVPGPMTGTCSPICSMCSPTASGWDSLRSTSRIPSCSDGDPVSAAAHLHLLGESLSLIGHHLQETDKMLNVSSSLSLLLDSLLCALAPIICLTAQIPELRSCTQHTLASTLENIAYMMPGL from the exons ATGGAGGAACCAAAGCCAGATGTTGAGGAACATGACATCAAG GAACCAAAAGGCTCCGTCAGCAAGATGACACAACAGTCTG GTGTTAGTGGAACTGAGCCTGATAATTATGGAGCGGACTTCCTGTCTGCCGTTCCAGTCTGTGAGCCCCatgacagatggagggagagaggaggaggaggaggaagaggaggagag GCAAGTCCAAGCTCCCTGCTCGAGTACAGCGTCTATCTATGTGACCAGCACCGCACCCTCACCCCCCCTGTCACCCCACCAACCCAGAGGCCTTGTCCATTCACACCTCCTCTTAGTTCAGTGACAAACGTGGCTGCTGCAGTTAACGCTGCAGAAGATCCAGCTGTTCCTGGCCCCATGACTGGCACCTGCAGTCCCATTTGCTCCATGTGCAGTCCCACTGCTTCAGGCTGGGACTCTCTCAGATCCACATCCAGGATTCCTAGCTGCTCTGATGGAGAtcctgtcagtgctgctgctcaccTTCACCTCCTGGGGGAGTCCTTGTCCCTGATTGGACACCATCTTCAGGAAACAGAT AAAATGTTGAACGTGTCCAGCAGCTTGTCTCTGCTCCTCGACTCTCTGCTTTGTGCCCTGGCCCCAATAATCTGCCTCACCGCACAGATACCAGAGCTCAGGagctgcacacaacacacactg GCCTCCACTCTGGAAAACATTGCCTATATGATGCCTGGGCTGTGA
- the LOC117765783 gene encoding HMG box-containing protein 4-like isoform X3, which translates to MEEPKPDVEEHDIKEPKGSVSKMTQQSGRTEPDNYGADFLSAVPVCEPHDRWRERGGGGGRGGEASPSSLLEYSVYLCDQHRTLTPPVTPPTQRPCPFTPPLSSVTNVAAAVNAAEDPAVPGPMTGTCSPICSMCSPTASGWDSLRSTSRIPSCSDGDPVSAAAHLHLLGESLSLIGHHLQETDKMLNVSSSLSLLLDSLLCALAPIICLTAQIPELRSCTQHTLASTLENIAYMMPGL; encoded by the exons ATGGAGGAACCAAAGCCAGATGTTGAGGAACATGACATCAAG GAACCAAAAGGCTCCGTCAGCAAGATGACACAACAGTCTGGTA GAACTGAGCCTGATAATTATGGAGCGGACTTCCTGTCTGCCGTTCCAGTCTGTGAGCCCCatgacagatggagggagagaggaggaggaggaggaagaggaggagag GCAAGTCCAAGCTCCCTGCTCGAGTACAGCGTCTATCTATGTGACCAGCACCGCACCCTCACCCCCCCTGTCACCCCACCAACCCAGAGGCCTTGTCCATTCACACCTCCTCTTAGTTCAGTGACAAACGTGGCTGCTGCAGTTAACGCTGCAGAAGATCCAGCTGTTCCTGGCCCCATGACTGGCACCTGCAGTCCCATTTGCTCCATGTGCAGTCCCACTGCTTCAGGCTGGGACTCTCTCAGATCCACATCCAGGATTCCTAGCTGCTCTGATGGAGAtcctgtcagtgctgctgctcaccTTCACCTCCTGGGGGAGTCCTTGTCCCTGATTGGACACCATCTTCAGGAAACAGAT AAAATGTTGAACGTGTCCAGCAGCTTGTCTCTGCTCCTCGACTCTCTGCTTTGTGCCCTGGCCCCAATAATCTGCCTCACCGCACAGATACCAGAGCTCAGGagctgcacacaacacacactg GCCTCCACTCTGGAAAACATTGCCTATATGATGCCTGGGCTGTGA